The Noviherbaspirillum saxi genome includes a window with the following:
- a CDS encoding DMT family transporter produces MNKGITYALLAAVLFGISTPFAKVLAGEYEPVLLAGLLYAGSGIGLSAWLVLRKAIAKPGNSVSRLGIPDFPWLAGAILSGGVLAPVLMMSGLSHASASSSSLLLNMEGVLTALLAWFVFREQFDRRIFLGMMLIIAGGVLLSWQSDPMLGQVHESWGALAVVAACLCWAIDNNLTRKVSTGDAVQIAALKGLVSGAVNLSFALLWLGAPVPAWKSVASAGILGFGGYGLSLVLFVLALRHLGTARTGAYFSAAPFVGAAVSLLVLGEQPDRIFWFAAALMGCGIWLHITESHDHLHRHDHMEHAHTHTHDAHHQHAHDFAWDGKEPHSHSHVHQPMEHAHPHFPDIHHRHTH; encoded by the coding sequence GTGAACAAAGGAATTACCTATGCACTTCTGGCAGCCGTACTATTCGGCATCAGTACACCGTTCGCCAAAGTACTTGCCGGAGAATATGAACCGGTGCTGCTCGCAGGCCTGTTGTATGCGGGGAGTGGAATCGGCTTGTCTGCCTGGCTGGTATTGCGCAAGGCCATTGCGAAGCCGGGCAATTCCGTCTCCCGGCTTGGCATTCCGGATTTTCCCTGGTTGGCTGGCGCGATACTGTCGGGCGGCGTACTAGCTCCGGTGTTGATGATGAGCGGTCTCAGCCATGCAAGCGCGTCCTCGTCATCCCTGCTGCTCAATATGGAAGGCGTATTGACCGCGTTATTAGCGTGGTTTGTGTTTCGTGAACAATTCGATCGCCGCATCTTCCTCGGAATGATGTTGATCATTGCCGGCGGTGTGCTGCTTTCCTGGCAATCGGACCCAATGCTCGGCCAAGTTCATGAATCATGGGGCGCGTTGGCCGTGGTGGCGGCATGCCTTTGCTGGGCAATCGATAACAATCTGACCCGAAAGGTATCGACCGGCGACGCTGTGCAGATCGCAGCGCTGAAGGGCTTGGTGTCCGGCGCGGTAAACCTGTCCTTTGCGCTGCTCTGGCTGGGCGCTCCCGTGCCCGCATGGAAGAGCGTCGCATCCGCCGGAATACTTGGCTTCGGTGGCTATGGGCTCAGCCTCGTGTTGTTTGTGCTGGCGTTGCGCCATCTGGGGACTGCACGTACGGGAGCGTATTTTTCTGCTGCGCCTTTCGTCGGCGCAGCGGTCTCACTGCTTGTGCTGGGAGAGCAACCCGACCGCATATTCTGGTTCGCCGCAGCCCTGATGGGATGCGGCATATGGTTGCATATCACCGAGTCGCACGACCATCTGCATCGGCACGACCATATGGAGCACGCACACACGCATACCCACGACGCTCATCATCAGCATGCACATGATTTCGCATGGGACGGCAAAGAGCCGCATTCCCATTCGCATGTCCATCAGCCGATGGAACATGCTCACCCGCACTTTCCGGATATTCATCACCGGCACACACACTAA
- the aceA gene encoding isocitrate lyase, translated as MTMASREQQIQALEKDWAENPRWKGVTRNYTAEDVVRLRGSQHIEHTLAKNGAEKLWAKINGGAKKGYVNAFGAITAGQAMQQAKAGLEAVYLSGWQVAADGNTSETMYPDQSLYAYDSVPTMVRRINNTFKRADEIQWSRGINPGDEGFVDFFLPIVADAEAGFGGVLNAFELMKNMIASGAAGVHFEDQLAAVKKCGHMGGKVLVPTQEAIEKLTAARFAADVMGVPTIVLARTDAEAANLITSDHDANDKPFLTGERTNEGFYRVKNGLEQAISRGVAYAPFADLVWCETGTPDLGFAREFAQAVHAKCPGKLLSYNCSPSFNWKKNLDDKSIAEFQEKLSELGYKYQFITLAGIHINWFNTFQFAHAYARGEGMKHYVNMVQEQEFAARDKGYTFVSHQQEVGAGYFDEVTTVIQGGTSSVKALTGSTEEEQFH; from the coding sequence ATGACCATGGCATCTCGCGAACAGCAAATTCAAGCATTGGAAAAAGATTGGGCTGAGAACCCGCGCTGGAAAGGCGTTACGCGCAACTACACGGCGGAAGACGTAGTCCGTCTGCGTGGCTCGCAGCATATCGAACATACCCTGGCAAAGAACGGTGCTGAGAAGCTGTGGGCGAAAATCAACGGCGGCGCAAAGAAAGGCTATGTCAACGCCTTCGGCGCGATCACTGCCGGACAAGCGATGCAGCAGGCCAAAGCCGGCCTCGAAGCCGTGTACCTGTCAGGCTGGCAAGTCGCCGCCGACGGCAACACTTCCGAAACCATGTACCCCGACCAGTCGCTGTATGCATACGACTCGGTGCCGACCATGGTTCGCCGCATCAACAACACATTCAAGCGCGCCGACGAGATCCAGTGGTCGCGCGGCATCAACCCGGGCGATGAAGGTTTCGTCGACTTTTTCCTGCCTATCGTTGCTGACGCTGAAGCCGGTTTCGGCGGCGTGCTGAATGCCTTCGAACTGATGAAGAACATGATCGCTTCCGGCGCTGCCGGCGTTCACTTTGAAGACCAGCTGGCCGCGGTGAAGAAGTGCGGCCACATGGGCGGCAAGGTGCTGGTTCCGACACAGGAAGCAATCGAGAAGCTGACCGCTGCCCGCTTCGCTGCAGACGTCATGGGTGTGCCGACCATCGTGCTGGCTCGTACCGATGCAGAAGCAGCCAACCTGATCACTTCCGATCACGACGCCAACGACAAGCCTTTCCTGACCGGCGAGCGTACAAACGAAGGCTTCTATCGCGTCAAGAACGGCCTGGAACAGGCTATCAGCCGCGGCGTCGCTTACGCTCCGTTCGCTGACCTGGTATGGTGCGAAACCGGCACGCCGGACCTCGGCTTTGCCCGTGAATTCGCTCAGGCTGTCCACGCCAAGTGCCCTGGCAAGCTGTTGTCGTACAACTGCTCGCCGTCGTTCAACTGGAAGAAGAACCTCGACGACAAGTCCATCGCCGAATTCCAGGAAAAGCTGTCCGAACTCGGCTACAAGTATCAGTTCATCACACTGGCCGGCATCCATATCAACTGGTTCAACACCTTCCAGTTCGCACACGCTTACGCACGCGGCGAAGGCATGAAGCACTACGTGAACATGGTGCAGGAGCAGGAGTTTGCTGCGCGCGATAAGGGCTACACCTTCGTGTCGCACCAGCAGGAAGTCGGCGCCGGCTACTTCGACGAAGTCACTACCGTGATCCAGGGCGGCACATCTTCCGTCAAGGCTCTGACCGGTTCGACCGAAGAAGAGCAGTTCCACTGA
- the cadR gene encoding Cd(II)/Pb(II)-responsive transcriptional regulator has protein sequence MKIGELAKRTDCEVETIRYYEREGLLPTPPRSEGNYRQYGEQDAERLLFIRHCRSLGMSLDDIRTLQHFQAKPELACDDINAMLDRHLQQTALQIASLQRLQKQLQTLRNACHTHMSAKQCGILQNLQSAAASSDCICHHDDSKAL, from the coding sequence ATGAAGATTGGCGAACTGGCAAAACGCACCGACTGTGAGGTTGAAACTATCCGCTACTACGAGCGCGAAGGCCTATTGCCGACGCCTCCGCGCAGTGAAGGCAATTATCGTCAGTACGGCGAGCAGGACGCCGAGCGCTTGTTGTTTATCAGGCATTGCCGTTCGCTGGGCATGTCGCTCGACGATATTCGTACGCTGCAGCACTTTCAGGCCAAACCGGAACTGGCGTGTGATGACATCAATGCTATGCTGGATCGGCATTTGCAACAGACCGCGCTCCAGATTGCCTCATTGCAGCGTCTCCAGAAACAGTTGCAGACGCTGCGCAATGCATGCCATACCCACATGAGCGCGAAGCAATGCGGCATTCTGCAAAATCTGCAAAGCGCGGCGGCCAGCAGCGACTGTATCTGTCACCATGACGATTCCAAGGCTTTATAA
- a CDS encoding 23S rRNA (adenine(2030)-N(6))-methyltransferase RlmJ, with protein MLSYRHAFHAGNHADVLKHVVLIQLLRYLGQKDTPYMYVDTHAGAGVYALDTGYAAKNVEYETGISRLWDRKDLPEPLADYVGIIKAMNPSGKMRYYPGSPYCADKVAREQDRLRLFELHPSDSKILEENFRKVESHAAAQGQRSTVRGKRVMIQKSDGFGGLKSILPPPSRRGLVLIDPPYEVKEDYRKVKDTLADALVRFATGTYAVWYPVLQRMEARQMPDKLKRLPCNNWLNVTLSVSAPTPDGFGLHSSGMFVLNPPWTLEPMLRDLMPFLVKVLGSDEGATFTLETGTPVAVHTGTRKV; from the coding sequence ATGCTGAGTTATCGCCACGCCTTTCACGCGGGCAATCATGCGGACGTGCTGAAACACGTCGTGCTCATCCAGTTGCTGCGCTATCTCGGCCAGAAAGACACGCCTTACATGTATGTGGACACGCATGCCGGTGCAGGCGTCTATGCTCTTGATACCGGCTACGCCGCCAAGAATGTCGAATACGAAACCGGCATCAGCCGGCTCTGGGACCGCAAGGATTTGCCGGAACCGTTGGCCGATTACGTCGGCATCATCAAAGCCATGAATCCGAGCGGAAAAATGCGCTACTACCCCGGTTCGCCATATTGCGCCGACAAGGTCGCACGCGAACAGGACAGGCTGCGCTTGTTCGAATTGCATCCGAGCGACAGCAAGATCCTTGAAGAAAACTTCCGCAAGGTCGAATCCCATGCCGCCGCGCAGGGACAGCGCAGCACTGTGCGCGGCAAGCGCGTCATGATTCAGAAAAGTGACGGATTCGGCGGATTGAAGTCCATACTGCCGCCGCCGTCGCGCCGCGGGCTGGTGCTGATCGATCCGCCTTATGAAGTCAAGGAAGACTATCGTAAGGTGAAAGATACACTTGCCGACGCGCTAGTGCGGTTTGCGACAGGGACTTATGCGGTCTGGTACCCGGTCTTGCAGCGAATGGAAGCACGCCAAATGCCGGACAAACTCAAGCGCCTGCCCTGCAATAACTGGCTGAATGTAACCCTGTCGGTCAGCGCACCGACGCCGGATGGTTTCGGGCTGCATAGCAGCGGCATGTTTGTCCTGAATCCGCCGTGGACTCTTGAACCGATGTTGCGAGACCTGATGCCATTTCTGGTCAAGGTGCTGGGAAGCGACGAAGGCGCAACGTTCACACTTGAGACGGGTACGCCGGTCGCGGTACACACCGGTACACGCAAGGTATAA
- a CDS encoding EAL and HDOD domain-containing protein, with translation MSNQAQLISSDTAYQSLPIHDFFLGRQPILSRDNQLVAYELLFRDADTGTANVTDNVAATASVIAHTAQLGLSNVIGSQLGFINVDADLLNSDVIHFLPKNKVVLEILETVLATKSLLARVEELAEAGYRFALDDVVEYSDAVQKLLPLIPVVKVDISNMEDEHLSRLTRLFKTSGKTLLAEKVETLEQFERCMQLGFDYFQGYYFARPTVLTGKKA, from the coding sequence ATGTCGAACCAAGCCCAACTTATTTCCAGCGATACCGCTTACCAATCCTTACCAATCCACGATTTTTTTCTTGGCCGACAGCCGATACTGAGCCGCGACAATCAATTGGTCGCCTACGAGCTATTGTTCCGCGATGCCGACACCGGGACTGCCAATGTCACCGATAATGTCGCCGCGACCGCGTCGGTGATAGCGCACACGGCGCAGCTTGGACTGAGTAATGTGATCGGAAGCCAGCTTGGTTTCATTAACGTCGATGCTGACCTGCTCAACAGTGATGTCATCCATTTTCTTCCTAAAAACAAAGTCGTTCTGGAAATCCTGGAAACGGTGCTAGCGACAAAATCGTTGTTAGCCCGTGTCGAAGAGCTGGCCGAGGCCGGCTACCGCTTCGCACTGGACGATGTCGTCGAATATTCGGATGCGGTGCAAAAACTGCTGCCGCTGATACCGGTCGTCAAGGTCGATATCAGCAACATGGAAGACGAGCACTTGTCACGATTGACTCGCCTGTTCAAAACAAGCGGCAAGACGCTGCTGGCGGAAAAAGTCGAGACGCTGGAGCAGTTCGAGCGGTGCATGCAGCTTGGTTTCGACTACTTTCAGGGATACTACTTTGCTCGACCCACTGTGCTGACCGGCAAAAAAGCTTGA